The genomic stretch AGATCTAGAAATCTGCAAGATGAAAGATTTTGACAATTAGGGAAAACAATTAAAGAAGAAGATGCATAAAGTGAAATAAGCCAACACATATCCGCAAGAACAAAACTCTTGTATAGCATCATCATACTACAATCCTGTTTGGGACTCATAAAGCTATTGTTCATTCCATATTTCCGTGAtaaattttagagagagagagagagagagagagaaagagaacacGTGCCTCTTTCTCTTAGGATACTTCccaaattttcaatatattatCTACTgtgaaatcaaaaggaaaaaccaaaaaaagaaaaaaaactcacaacTATCTATCATAACCAGCTGAccagaagaaaaatgaataggaggaaaaaaaaaaacccaaatttatATCATGTAGACTAcataaatcaaatataaatcTACCATATAACACAACACCTCCAAAGTAGCAAAAATTAGATCCCGGATGGCctgggaataggatcctctcaatttcaaatgaaatagaatatttattttgtgtaaaATGAGgggtaatattgtaaattttgtcCTTCAACTTTAATGTTAAGATAATATTACCcctcattttacactaaatggatactctccatttcaaatgaaatggagaggatcatatcCCGATGGCCTGACCTATAAAGTGACATCtacttcattaattaattattcacaTGACAGTCTGCCCACTGATCCTTCTATAGGTGGAAATGATATTTCATAATTACTACAGTCGTAAACTATAAGAGCTACCACACTGGTAATTAATGtatgtaaaaatatttaaatgaaactagcattctcttaaatttttaagaattgTCCACGGTAAAAAGAGGGGGAAGGGGGGAGGAGGTAGAATACTCCACTCTGAGGAACTTTCAACTCCTCTTGTTGTACTACATGCTTTTGCAATTCTAAATTTGGTAATTGACATCTGACTGACTATCACAGAATCAAGTAGATGGAGATACTCCATAAAATAGGAACTGCACTCTTGAACAGGGAATTAACATCGGATTGGCAATACTAGATAAGATAGGAACACGTTTACTTGCTCTAACTGCAAGAAAACTAATAGGAGAAACTATTCTTACCCTTTCAATTTGCAATTTCTCCTCAATCTTTCAATTGGGGTTGCAATGTTCCATTTTGCccccaaaaagacaaaaaatggccataaaaaataaaaacaaaacaaaaaacaaaataaaaaaattaagggaaaaaaacacCTCACGCACAGCGTGGCTGTGGGTCACTCCATGGATCACATTAGCCAAATTAAAAGATTGGGGCAATTATAGCTTTCATCATTCCAACGTCTGTCTCAGAGGGAGGTGTGCCACAACACAATAAAAAGGATTTTCAGGAAAAgtaacaattttgaaaaaggacCGAGAAAGCTCCGAAGTGGGCTGAGAGGAGGTCAAAGAGTGACATGGCAACAAGGGTGATAAATTGATGGAGGTAAACATAGTTTTCCCATACTAGTAATAAGAACCAATTTTTACGCAAGGTATGAAACTTACCTGTATAAGTCCCTTCACACGCCAGACATTATGCTTCAAAACTACAATCTGCGGGTCATCAGGATGCAAAGAATGCAGCTCCTGTCTCACGGACTCTATACTCACATTGTGCTCTACTGACAATTGAATGGCTAAAACCTCTCCTGTTGCCTTCACAACTCTTCCCATGACAGCACGGGAATCACCAAGGTTGGCAATGTAAAGGGTTCCACTACAAACAACACCGACAAGAACGCATGACCCAACCGCTGCAATCTGCGGTTTAATTGGCCATTGTTTGGTAACAACAGACAAGAACCCATCTTCTGTCGCTTGAAATGCTTTCCGTATCACATCCACTGACATTGATTGCTGCTCCGTAGTAAACCCTGCAAATAAATATCAAAACAGAAGATTCAGAACAGCAACTTGAActtaaaacccacaaaatcaCTACCAAAATATAGTTTGTccatcaattatttaattacttGAGTAGGACTCAAAATTTGAAGATCACAATTATAGTGCTCCAGTTAATGGCTGAGAGCaggaaaaaacaaacacacacaagaAGCCTTTTTAACTCGAGCAACATTGAAGTTGACTAAAGCCTTATCCTTCGCTATATGTTTTCTTTCCATAAATGTTCTCAGCAGGCAAATAAGGAGCAATCAAATTTGGGACCATAACAAACCCAAGGGATAGCAAAGTCAACTTGGGATCACCTTCATGAAGACATGTCACTAAGTCAGAGGTTCAAATGTTCCTCTCCCACTCCCCTTGTGGCCAAACTCACTCATCaatttacaccaaaaaaaaaaggaaaaagcctTCGAGTTTCTAAAATATGACTTTTTATCAAAGCACTCCCTAAGGTTAAAAGTTTATCAATTTACTCCCTAACATTTCAATTATTGTCAAATAGATCATTCTGTCTAACCTCCCTTAAATTTTTAACCGTGCTTGCACGTTATACCCAATCAGAAGGCAACGAGTGTCCcctataataataaaatatcaaaaaaataaaaaataaaaaactaaaaatataaatataaagaagaaaaaaagaaaaaagaagaataatagacataaaaatgaaaaataaataaataaaataccagAGGGGAGTGCCGTGCAAGGCTACCCCAAGTGTTGGGGAGGCCGGCGAGGTCACCCCAAGCATGGGCCACTCCCCAACTGTGGGGGGTGGCCACGCCTCACTGCTAGGGTGGCTGCGCAAATGGGGGTGCCCACGTGGGCCACCCCACCTATTGTGTCATTTTCGACACATGTCACCTTCTGATTGAGTATAAGGTGGCAGCACGttaaaaatttaacagaaaaaagatgaaatgatcTATTGGATAGCAGTTGAAACTCTCAGTAGAGTAAATTGACAACATTTAAACCTTAGGAGGGATTTGATAAAAAAGTATACATAAGAACCTATGAAGAAAGGAAGGGAGGAGCATTGAAAGTTGAAGACAAGTGACTTACTCTTGAGATGCTGAAATAGGTGATCATTGACATAGCGCGATGTCTCAGGCCCACCGTGCCCGTCATAGACACCAATAAAGGTACCATAGGGGCCAGTCTCGTGCGAGCTCAAATTGCCCGACTCAATCTGACTCTGGTCCTCAAGCAAGTTGTTGGCCTGGACTACAGCCATAGAGAATTCACCATTCAAGTGCTGTCCACTGTCTTTGTACCACAATAGCCCTTCTTGCCGACCCCCCGCATCCGACCCTGCGTGAACATATCGATCCGACCTCGGCCGAAAACAGGCCCTCAAAAAGTTCATCAACTCCGATAACATCCCTCATCTCATCCAAACAACCCTCAAAATTATCATCCAGATCAAAACCAACTCCGACCCAAAAATCCCAATTGTGAATTGTGTTCTTCTCAACTTCACAGCATAATATTCATGCACTACAACAGCATCAACAACCAAAACACACATAAAACATCAATGATTGCACAATCAGAACATTCAGAGTAAACATCAGAGCACAAACAGAATTAGATAATTGAAGGCTTAGAACCTAACAATATCAGATAACTGACAAAGAAGCCGACTTCACTGTTAAATTCAGTTGGGGGATTGCACCATAAACAGAAGGAATCAGGTCCTATATACTGAGAAGCAATCCTTGTTTcctataaaaacagaaaacccaTGACCACAACCAGCCGCtaataatgaaaaaatcaaCAGAGAACCAAAAGGGGTTTTTGGAAAAAGGAGTGGTCAAAGCCACTTTGTCTCAGACAAGTGCTTGGTCAACCATTGGGACATCCAGAAGGTCTACCTCTTCACATTGAAAACTAAACCCCTCCAGTCATACAAACCGCCCAGAAACCCATCAACCACAAACAATTCAAATTCCTCATTTTCCAATATATACACCATAAAATCATAACAACAAACCATttcaagaaggaaaaaaaaaaaaaaaaaacaaaagaagcttACCCAATACAAGTTGGCTGTTTCCTGCAAGCTACTGTGTGCTACAGTTGACGAAGAGAAGAGGATCTGGAAAGAGCAAGAAGAAGCTCATGTGGGCATGACAGAGCATTAGATCTGTGGATCCATCAAATCAAAGATGAGCGAAAAAAAATGGGTCTTTGTTGTGTTTGCTTTTTTGGCTTATAGACCCAGAGGAAAGGAGCAGAAACGTGAAATGGGACTTTGGCGAAAGACCCAGAGGCAATATATTGGGCAAACTCAATCTTTGTTTGAgttctttttctccttctttctcaGCAGACAAGCCCCATAAAAGACCAACAATGGAAAGCTTGAAGCCAGCAAAGCAGAGGTCCAGCTATGGGCTCCACCCCACTATAGCCCAGAGAGAGAGTCAATGAGACTATTTGGACAAATGATAGTGTGCTCCGCGGTATTATGGCGCTTCCATGAAATGGGGTTCACATGAAAACACATGGAACAGAGGTGGGGTTTATGGCAATTGACACGGCACCAGCAACATCATGTTGTGGGGAGGAAGAAAATAAGAGGATAGGAATTATTGATTGTTTAGGGGAAGGAAATGAAAGGGGACTCTTTGTATTTGTAGAAGAGAAATTCCTCAAACCACTCACCGAGTCACCACCTTATCTAAGAGATGCTATGCTCTCTTTTGTCTCAAACAATCTATGATAAGCAAGttgtaattatatttattcattttcttgtttgagaaaaaaaaaaaaaaaaaaaacttgcttatatttaattatgtgaaacttctttgtCACTATATTTAATATGAGTATTTTTAGTGTAGTTATATTAAtggtaattaaattattaaatttattatttttttaatcaacttCAGCTTTtggtatgagatttgaatttcttaccatttttattttattttatttttgcctgAAGAAGAGGGGCAAGGGTAATAACTGGGGATTGGAAGCCGCCTCTCACATATTCCTGTTCATTTGAACAGAAGGGAGCATGGGTAGGTAATAATAAGAAGGAAAATACTAAGGGCTCTTGTGATGTTCTCTTTATTcaaggtgaatattattttttaaaaactaagtgAGAGGAAtaataacaatttttctttttgattttttagaaagTAATATCCACCTAAGATAGAAAGACACCATGAAAGCATAGCATTCCCCTAATAAGAATAGAGATCGgtgtttttttaaatgatttttaattaaatatttacaTGTTGGGTCTCACTTATTTAGATAgaactaaaatattaattaaataattaaatataatatttgttatcagtttaatttttttaaaataaaaagtcctACTCTTCTTCACATGCATTTATCAGTTATTGCATGGACTAACGTGGCTTGTTTTGAGTAACTTTTCATTTCAACCATataaaaagtcacttaaaatatattatattaacctatataaaataaaaataataaatgagcgtgaaaaataataatattattaaattaaatataatttaacgGCATGAATAATATTGTTTGTCATGTTGGATCCGTTTGACTAGTTTAAATTGTAAATAAAAGACGGTCCATTTGGGTTTGTCCACGAGTCTCATATTTGAAGTAGTAGCACTGAAACATGGTGCCTCTAATGTGAAGGagaaattgtaaaattattcAGTCTAAACATCACAGGCCAGCTAAACAGCTCATTAAGTACTTTTTGGTGTTTGGACGTTTCCTGGACTCGTCGGTTAATGTATTAATGTCttaatttgattattattattattattattttttttttttttacttttatttaagttaaatttttatcGAAAAATgctataatctaataaaaacttcatattttgctcataaaagtctacgtggcaagatgccatatcatcttcattttgttttatttttttctctccacaAAAAATAGAATGTGGCATTTTGCCACGTAGacttttatgaataaaatatgaaattatatatatatcaaacatgggCTCCATCAAATGGGCATATTGCCATTGTAAGGTttaattagatatatatatttcaatttttgaagcTTATTTTGGCATCTTTCCTTGGGACCCTTCATTGCTGTAATAAAAGGCCCTTTCAGTGAATGCGAAGGCTTAGACTATTTTGCACCTTATCCACAAAGGCATATAAATGACCTAAAgggttcctttttcttttattcttttttttgttttcctaattCACATTCCACAGTAGAGGTTCCTATCTATAAATGTGCAATAGATAAGAAAAACGACATGAAGAAATGGTAGTAAATTACAACAAAGCTATACCAATCGAGAGTGCATTTGGTCTTGCGATTCCACACgtcaaatgcaaattttaaacaaaattgtagAAAGTGTCCCGTTTGAgactgagtttttttttttttttaatgtcagtTTGTTGGGTAAGCAAGTGACTTAAgtctatttttaaaaacgcacgaTATTAAAGGTTGAACTACAATTTTacccaaatatttatttatgttttataaaaaaaatcatattttcattaactatattttaaaattgctatatatatatatatattttcaaattgtacAATGACGGTTTGAAAAcgtgaaaaaattaaatgcttttTCTGCAGTAGGCAAGGGAGTGGgcgcgtttttaaaaatgcatgataTAAAGGCCGAAACAATAATTTTAGCAAACGTTTAAAACACCATATTTTCATTAACTATATTTTGaaattgcttttatttttatcttcaaaCTGCACGTTTTAAAATCGTTAAATCAAActaacattaaaaaagaaaaagggtaaaaaaagaaagaaagtaaaaaaacagTGCAACAAACAAGGCACTGTGGCACTAGGTGAGATGAAAGGCAATTAAACGTTAATAGAGGTAATTGGATGAGGACATAATCCACCAATTGTGCAATGTTGGTCTCCAATAGTGGAACTGTTGGGTCCGTTTCAAAGGTCACTAAAGGTTGTCAATCTTACATAGAAAGTTGACATCTCCTGTGTGACCTAAAAAAATGTCAcatccatttttcttttaaaaattgaatgatGCACTCTACATGTCCCAACTTTCACCTTCTAATCATGTGGCCGGGGATGCATTTCAATATTATATCTCCAATGCCTTTCCATAATCTCAATCAtcccctctctttcttttcataCAAAATGGAAATTATAAGgttttatatattcatgttCTTGGATTAGGCCATGATCATCAATAGGATTAGTATTACTGCCAGCATGATcactttttctaattaatttatcatttcGGAAgcgttaaatgattaaattcattcatttttattagtttaagtttttaggataaatactgatttaacatggtatatatCATATCCATAAGTTATTagttcgaaccttgacttcACAACTTATCataattttaatgaaatatttCACGAGGtaggcatcacctattaaaGGAGAGATCGAGTCCACACGTGAATAAGGTcatgtttgggtgtgcatttgaagagttaaaaaaattaaaaaattaaaagcatttttaagggtccaaaaagcttaaaaatgacaaaaacgcacttttggtaaaagcttaaaaataaagcttttgtcaaaaaaacactttttaacttaaaagctctatttctcaaatacaatattctcaaacatgctctaagagtgttaaaatataaattaaatgattaaatttatctcttcctattaatttaagcttttgggataaattcttacaaaaataaaaactttttagataaattattaattatctcaaaaactttaaccaataaaaataaataaatttaatgattatttatttaatattctaacaatttggTCATGTGTTAGAATCAATTAACCAGGTTTGAATTAGTCTGGTTATTATTTATGGGAGTAGTGATTCACACAAGgccggcgtgcatgaacagttcatgcacgccaggcaatttttattttttttaatattttaatataaaaaataaaaaataaaaataaaaattgtccaGCGTGCAAACTGTTCATGCACACCGGCGTTGTGTTTATTATTACCGTATTTATAGAGGAGGGCTGGAGTACTGGGGAAGATAAACTAATTAACACACTGAAGAAACAGGTAAGCTGAATCTTCATGTTGCaggctttatttttatttattttttatttattatttattttttaacttactAGGAAGTTGCTAGTTAATTGTTTGTCTCTCATGAGAGAATCAAAGACTGCTGCATTTTCCAGGCACCGCCTGCATCTTGCAAGTTTTGTCCTTTATGAAGAAGCTCATGaaagtcttttcttttttcttccccaTTATATGAAATCCATTTATTTAGATGGAACCAAGCAAGATTATTCAATTGTAATCTTCAtgtttttatgagttaattaaaCAGCCGTTATGTgcaggcatatatatatgttggttaTTTTTATGCTgcaacttttgttttttggccaTTGTAGCAACTTCTGACAGGTGTTATTATAAGTAATCTCTATCCAAGCTGAGTGCttgaattaattaagaacaaTTATCTTTAATGTACACCACAAAATCCAAGATTAAGATGGGATAATTAAGCTCGCATGTGTTTGATAGTAAACCATCGACCTCTTCACTATTAATTAAGAAGTCTCTCATGATGTTTCTTTTTCTACGTACGTTCTTTCatgttgttagaatatattctgatattTATATTTCTTAGTATAGGTTGATTTATGTTTTCGTGTATAAATCGATCTAGATTTACTCGAATAAGTCGATTTATTTAACTACAAATCAGGATACATAATTAAGTTAATAAGTATAATGTAACCCTAATAACTATTTAAAATGGTCGACATAAGTGTTTAAAACCGAACcttccataaattttttttctctctttctccggTTCTAATACACCGCCCACCGGTTCCACGTGCATGTTACATGTTCAATAATGAATAGGAAggaaagtcaaaaaaaaaaaaataaaaataaaaataaaacaaaacaaatatcttcaatagctttgatttttttctttgttttgtccTTGTTAATTTGCTGATTCCCACGTGGTAGGCATGCACATGCACCTCAGTTTTCATAGACATTTAACTCCTCAAACTGAACTGAAATGATTTTTGCACGCAGGAATCATTTTTATAACATGTTACTGCCATGGAGCCATGGAGGACACCTATTTATAATTTTCACCACAATGTCGTACTGGTTTTCTGGCTGGTCTGccatggaaaaagaaagagagagagagagagagagggagatgaaAATCAACCACAAAAGAATAACCAAGCAGACAAAATTTTCAGCACTTGTTAGGATTCTTTTTTCCCGTGGGAAACAGTTTTTGAGAATGAATGGTAGTACAAATGTCAGATTGTCCTTCCAGTTTTTAACTTTGATGAGGTCATTGTCGTCTTCCCAAAACGTGAATCATATGATATCAGGTTTTTACCCATTGGCAACGATGGATGCTGGCCATGAAGAGAAATATACATACATGTTCACCTTCATACACATAATTTCTGACAGTGATGGGCATGTTCATGATGAAAAGACATAATTAATCAGTATGTTTAGGgtaagagtaatgatattttaatatgctctcatacgacTCTTATATAATTATCATGATGTAACtgtaaaaattaacttttttttaattgtaaaaataaaaatcaataactaATATTCACTATCACATCAATTGTATGACAGTCATAAAAGaatttactaaatatcatttctcttatggTAAACCGACATAACCCACAATATAATTTTTGGAAGGGTTGGATCGTATgtgaaattataataattaaatttccaTATTTATGTGAGATATGACACTTGGCATTTATTGAAGTAAGTTGGAAGAATTTTCCTCCGAAAtgggtttggagaaaatttctgcTCATAAATTAATAGTCTCTAACAAATGCCGCTAATTATggtaaacaaaataattactaACCAAAAGTCTTATTATTCATATTCATTGAAAGTCCCTtgtttacttatttttaaagtCTCATTTTTATGGCATGCACTAGGGAGTGGGTTTAAATTTCTGCAATGGAGAATCTCCGCATATatctgattagtattagtcgcCTTGAATTCCCATTTATGTCCATGGTGGGGCTAGGTCAGGCTATGACTCAATCGGACTTGAGGGAGCGCATGTGGTTCCCAACGTCTCAGCCCCTCTTGTGCGGCTCCCAGCGGGTAGGTACTACTATAGTCACGCCCaagtaggatagccacaattgatCTCTCCGGCctaccattttttgaaaaaataaaaaagaaaaaaaaagtctcattttcacatttatgaAAGTCTCTAACTTGCATAACTTTTTTTCGGACGTAAGTTTCAATTAAATGCTTAAAATTAAAGTAGATTGAAAGTCTTTAAAATGCATAAATTCTCACTGCAACATATAGAATTAAAACGCCTAAAAAGTCTTTAGTGTCCATCTTCTTTGGGGATGATAATTTTCTACAAATTAGTTTGTAACTATTTTATACAAACCTATCTAATAAAGTAACATGTGTTCCTTACTATGTAAAAAGCACAggattttttaataatatacgctatgagacacatgtcactttattagatgggTTTGTATGAAATAACTACAAAtcagtttgtagcaaatttctgtcttttttttttttttttttgatatcatATTCGATTACATATCACTTTTTTTGTaactttctattttaattttctctttatttattccTTCAAGTGTTATTCGAAAATTGAattcttctcatcttcttaGGTTCATGATTTTTCAGCAATTTACAGGTCTTCAAATCAAGTGATAAGTCATTCTATATCTTACAAGTAATTAAAAAAGAGAGGTCAACACTCCttaattaccaaaaactcacTTATGGTCAGCCACTtgcattaactttttttttttttttgattgttatgaataattaaatttccatatatatattatggtttTGCAGTTTGAGTTAATGTTAGATAATGTTATCataaaattaagcaaaaaaatatagtttctttGATAAATCATGTTACATTGTTCTacgttttaaaatttgttttattgtagTCATAATATagttttatattataaatagtatttcttttatttgtaaataCTTTTAATTATAGACGTCATACGTACATCtgaatatgaacaaaaatattatttaatattaatattcaaataaaaatcatttaattaatatttaaatataaaaaaaaaaaaatcacttaaacttatgctttaaactttaaaatgagtctgtttgagattgcgtttgagaaatagagcttcatttttaaatttttatcaaaagtacattttggtaattttttatagttaaaaaaaaacttttagaattttttaccaaatatgtcaacttttatttcacaaaaatttttaaatactaaaaataattttttaattttttaatgcaattccaaacatgtcCTAAATGAGCCTATTGCTCCCTGCGGGTATATCCTTTGAAATCAACACGGGCGGTAATAGACACACGAGAGAAATCTCCGTGTTAGAAAATCCAACAAAAAAGTTTCAATAAATGTAAACAAGACAAGGGTAAGTGACAAATCTACAAGTTAAAAAGAGGCTCGTGATTTGCTTTCATTTCAAATACTTACTGAGAAAAGgtacggtatatatatatataggaaaatgttaaggtcataACATAAATCtaacttatggccaacttctttcctatgtgtcattttaaaaaaaaaaataataataataaaaaggattttgagtttttgaaaatttggaaaaaaaaacagtttgtttggtttcaaattcaatttttttttacacgtaagagagaagttggccataagttcagtttgtgttgtgtccgtatcaaacctcatatatatatatatatccaacttGTCAATGAGTTTGTAAAAGTCATGAACCAGATTGCATTGTACACACGTGTCTCTTCTTATCCTATTGATGGATCATATCGGAAGCTTAATAATTTGCTGTCTGAATTGTTGGTTAGTAATCGAATAATAAATGTAagagtttttataaaattcatttgtttgaacAAAGAACGAAGCTATTTAAAATATGTTCGGACAAATAAAGCTCAAAATTACGAACCatctaaataataaaattgtggAGAATCTCAATCCAACATAAATATTCAACCAATGGTCAGGGACTCGGGGTATCATCCATTAACCAACGAGCAAATTAAGCCTTCCCCTGAATGTATATAgtgtttattatatatttaattaagtaTCTGCATTATTGGGTAcagaatattattatataaatgacAGGCATGGAAGGAAACAGTAGTGAGAGATAAAATTGGATAAAGGGGAGCTGAGGGAGATTTGTCCCTTTACCTaacaaaattgaattaaatttatgTAAAAGGGACACAAATAAAATTGGATCAGGGCCTGCCTGCAAGTGGAAGCTGAGCAAAGATGgtggggatatatatatatatatattgccgtACAATTCCTCCCATTATTGGCATTCTTGAAGCCAAAAGTGTGCCACGTGAACAGAATAAGACATGCATTGTGTCACCCCGGCCTACAAAGCCCATGAAATGGAAAGAGTGGATAATTCCAAAGGAAAAAAGTaacaaataaattcaaataaattaaggTAGTTTAATATATGTTTCGTGTATATTTATGGACACATGATAATTTAATAGACTCATGGTTGGCTCTTCCTGCCTAGGGCCGCCAATGAAGTAAGGCCTTTAAATACTATTATTACAATTAAGACACTTCTATAATAATCAATGTCTTTAATTAATGCCACAATTATGAtaataagtaaaataattattactaATTGAAAGATGAAAAGAATTCAATGTAATATATTGAGACTTTAGAGGGAGCAATGAAGAAAGATGAAAAGTCAGATAGAAAGTGAAAGGTACAACCTTGGTCGCGGAGtggggggggggagagagagagttagcTTCAATGCTTTAAAGAATatttccaaaattaaaattgataaaat from Corylus avellana chromosome ca1, CavTom2PMs-1.0 encodes the following:
- the LOC132177546 gene encoding probable protein phosphatase 2C 60 isoform X1, producing the protein MLSELMNFLRACFRPRSDRYVHAGSDAGGRQEGLLWYKDSGQHLNGEFSMAVVQANNLLEDQSQIESGNLSSHETGPYGTFIGVYDGHGGPETSRYVNDHLFQHLKRFTTEQQSMSVDVIRKAFQATEDGFLSVVTKQWPIKPQIAAVGSCVLVGVVCSGTLYIANLGDSRAVMGRVVKATGEVLAIQLSVEHNVSIESVRQELHSLHPDDPQIVVLKHNVWRVKGLIQISRSIGDEYLKKAEFNREPLYSKFRLREPLKRPILSSEPTISVHPLQPHDQFIIFASDGLWEHLSNQEAVDIVQNRQHSVDICSDIKFSWEFFRLVQAADFGCPLGEKKVMSFEHCYIMSVRGSARRLVKAALQEAAKKREMRYSDLKKIDRGVRRHFHDDITVIVVFFDSNLVSRASSVKCPNISVRGGGINLPPNTLAPFATPTEAGNT
- the LOC132177546 gene encoding probable protein phosphatase 2C 60 isoform X3 — protein: MLSELMNFLRACFRPRSDRYVHAGSDAGGRQEGLLWYKDSGQHLNGEFSMAVVQANNLLEDQSQIESGNLSSHETGPYGTFIGVYDGHGGPETSRYVNDHLFQHLKRFTTEQQSMSVDVIRKAFQATEDGFLSVVTKQWPIKPQIAAVGSCVLVGVVCSGTLYIANLGDSRAVMGRVVKATGEVLAIQLSVEHNVSIESVRQELHSLHPDDPQIVVLKHNVWRVKGLIQISRSIGDEYLKKAEFNREPLYSKFRLREPLKRPILSSEPTISVHPLQPHDQFIIFASDGLWEHLSNQEAVDIVQNRQHSVDICSDIKFSWEFFREVQEGW
- the LOC132177546 gene encoding probable protein phosphatase 2C 60 isoform X2, which produces MLSELMNFLRACFRPRSDRYVHAGSDAGGRQEGLLWYKDSGQHLNGEFSMAVVQANNLLEDQSQIESGNLSSHETGPYGTFIGVYDGHGGPETSRYVNDHLFQHLKRFTTEQQSMSVDVIRKAFQATEDGFLSVVTKQWPIKPQIAAVGSCVLVGVVCSGTLYIANLGDSRAVMGRVVKATGEVLAIQLSVEHNVSIESVRQELHSLHPDDPQIVVLKHNVWRVKGLIQISRSIGDEYLKKAEFNREPLYSKFRLREPLKRPILSSEPTISVHPLQPHDQFIIFASDGLWEHLSNQEAVDIVQNRQHSGSARRLVKAALQEAAKKREMRYSDLKKIDRGVRRHFHDDITVIVVFFDSNLVSRASSVKCPNISVRGGGINLPPNTLAPFATPTEAGNT